One Pocillopora verrucosa isolate sample1 chromosome 10, ASM3666991v2, whole genome shotgun sequence genomic window carries:
- the LOC131772997 gene encoding uncharacterized protein has product MISLFSCRPLRSRTNGEGADRDYQRVDFTVHTPTYSVKYLGSQKLCSPGYAEICDTVKSIYVAEKQKLKKVDHYSLKLTKEELSLRDRDSTEDEEKVFLLRRIRFTGVCKAHQRVFFFTYQFGSKSEYVECNVVLCKSNNEAKSLAKVISKAFADARSDLHHQEVASRKLHAEGLSETSMSHLHVDVISNVEANRQYYNMSAFKNSRSNSAASAISDFRSKSRTSDKHKQSNQSCHLGASIEWERTESSLDTRTTDAEKTSTSGETFGCICEKDSLLKVDLPEQTAVDSHEHTEEINGEIVHEKELLSDLDLQLISQSGSTLAEENDVDDATEQDCSGSSDWSMVPVLQETSI; this is encoded by the coding sequence ATGATCAGCCTGTTTTCTTGTCGCCCACTGAGATCACGAACGAATGGTGAAGGGGCCGACCGAGACTACCAGCGAGTGGATTTCACTGTTCACACACCAACTTACTCCGTGAAATACCTCGGCTCGCAGAAGTTGTGCAGCCCTGGTTATGCGGAAATTTGTGACACGGTAAAATCTATTTACGTTGCggagaaacaaaaactgaaaaaagtggATCATTATTCGTTGAAGTTAACGAAAGAGGAGCTCTCCTTACGTGATAGGGACAGCACGGAGGATGAAGAGAAGGTGTTTCTTCTTCGAAGAATACGATTCACCGGCGTTTGCAAGGCTCATCAGCGAGTCTTTTTCTTCACCTATCAGTTTGGATCGAAGTCAGAATACGTAGAATGCAATGTCGTATTGTGTAAGAGCAACAACGAAGCGAAGAGCTTAGCGAAGGTTATATCAAAGGCTTTTGCGGACGCGCGGAGTGATTTGCACCATCAAGAGGTGGCCAGTAGAAAGCTTCATGCAGAAGGGTTAAGCGAAACCAGTATGTCACATCTTCATGTTGATGTGATCTCAAACGTCGAAGCTAACAGACAGTATTATAACATGAGTGCGTTCAAGAATTCTCGTAGCAACTCTGCCGCCAGCGCGATTTCGGATTTTCGCTCAAAGAGTCGGACCTCCGACAAACATAAACAGAGCAATCAGTCTTGCCATTTGGGGGCGAGTATCGAGTGGGAGAGGACGGAGAGTTCGCTAGATACGAGAACGACCGATGCAGAGAAGACTTCAACGAGTGGCGAGACATTTGGATGTATTTGCGAGAAGGATTCGCTTCTTAAAGTTGATCTGCCCGAACAAACGGCAGTGGATAGTCACGAACACACCGAGGAGATAAACGGTGAAATTGTTCACGAGAAAGAGCTTCTCTCTGACTTAGACCTACAGCTTATTTCACAGAGCGGTTCGACTCTGGCAGAAGAGAATGACGTCGATGACGCGACCGAGCAAGACTGCAGTGGGAGTAGTGACTGGTCAATGGTTCCCGTTCTTCAAGAGACCTCGATTTAA